From a single Ailuropoda melanoleuca isolate Jingjing chromosome 12, ASM200744v2, whole genome shotgun sequence genomic region:
- the ZNF793 gene encoding zinc finger protein 793 isoform X1, whose translation MIEYQQRPVSFKDVVVGFTQEEWHRLNPAQRALYRDVMLETYSNLVSVGYEGTKPYVILKLEQEEAPWICEAACSGCPCQENISQVNVQRKRQDMILKQGAFIRKKTLPKERSHENNKFRKISSLSTNLFSSIQNPSNWDPCGKSVNHNLDLIGFKRNYSKKQDECCGCGKLLQHTNHDRRPNGEKLWECSHCEKAFSHNPALMYKPAVTNSLVYKRKRVPPTEKPHVCSECGKAFCYKSEFIRHQRSHTGEKPYGCTDCGKAFSHKSTLIKHQRIHTGVRPFECFFCGKAFTQKSHRREHQRTHTGERPFVCSECGKSFGEKSYLNVHRKIHTGERPYRCRECGKSFSQKSCLNKHWRTHTGEKPYGCSECGKAFYQKPNLSRHQKIHARKNAYRN comes from the exons CAGAGACCTGTATCCTTCAAAGACGTGGTAGTGGGCTTCACTCAAGAGGAGTGGCACAGACTGAATCCTGCTCAGAGGGCACTGTACCGGGATGTGATGCTGGAGACCTACAGCAACCTTGTCTCAGTGG GTTATGAAGGCACTAAACCATATGTGATCCTCAAGCTGGAGCAGGAAGAAGCACCATGGATTTGTGAGGCAGCATGCTCAGGCTGCCCCTGTCAGG AAAACATTTCTCAAGTTAATGTCCAGAGGAAAAGACAAGACATGATTTTGAAACAAGGTGCATTCATCAGGAAGAAAACATTGCCCAAGGAAAGAAGCCATGAAAACAATAAGTTTAGGAAAATATCATCTCTGAGCACTAATCTTTTTTCTTCGATTCAAAACCCTAGTAACTGGGACCCCTGTGGAAAGAGTGTGAACCATAATTTAGATTTGATTGGTTTTAAGAGAAACTACTCAAAAAAACAAGATGAGTGCTGTGGATGTGGGAAATTGTTACAGCATACAAACCATGATAGAAGACCTAATGGAGAAAAACTCTGGGAATGCAGTCATTGTGAGAAAGCTTTCAGCCACAACCCAGCACTTATGTATAAACCAGCAGTAACCAATTCTCTTGTATACAAACGTAAGAGGGTTCCACCTACAGAGAAACCCCATGTCTGTAGcgagtgtgggaaagccttctgCTACAAGTCTGAATTCATTAGGCATCAGAGAAGtcacactggggagaagccaTATGGATGCACTGACTGTGGAAAAGCCTTTTCACATAAGTCAACCCTCATTAAACATCAGCGAATTCACACTGGGGTAAGACCCTTTGAATGCTTTTTTTGTGGGAAAGCCTTCACTCAGAAGTCACACCGCAGAGAACATCAAAGAACACATACTGGAGAGAGACCCTTTgtgtgcagtgaatgtgggaaatcatTTGGTGAGAAGTCATACCTCAATGTACATCGAAAAATACACACAGGAGAAAGACCATATCGTTGCAGAGAATGTGGGAAATCCTTCAGCCAAAAGTCATGCCTCAATAAACATTGGAGAACTCATACAGGAGAAAAACCCTATGGATGCAGTGAATGTGGCAAAGCTTTTTATCAGAAGCCAAACCTCAGTAGACATCAGAAAATTCATGCCAGAAAGAATGCCTATAGGAATTAA
- the ZNF793 gene encoding zinc finger protein 793 isoform X2, translating into MIEYQRPVSFKDVVVGFTQEEWHRLNPAQRALYRDVMLETYSNLVSVGYEGTKPYVILKLEQEEAPWICEAACSGCPCQENISQVNVQRKRQDMILKQGAFIRKKTLPKERSHENNKFRKISSLSTNLFSSIQNPSNWDPCGKSVNHNLDLIGFKRNYSKKQDECCGCGKLLQHTNHDRRPNGEKLWECSHCEKAFSHNPALMYKPAVTNSLVYKRKRVPPTEKPHVCSECGKAFCYKSEFIRHQRSHTGEKPYGCTDCGKAFSHKSTLIKHQRIHTGVRPFECFFCGKAFTQKSHRREHQRTHTGERPFVCSECGKSFGEKSYLNVHRKIHTGERPYRCRECGKSFSQKSCLNKHWRTHTGEKPYGCSECGKAFYQKPNLSRHQKIHARKNAYRN; encoded by the exons AGACCTGTATCCTTCAAAGACGTGGTAGTGGGCTTCACTCAAGAGGAGTGGCACAGACTGAATCCTGCTCAGAGGGCACTGTACCGGGATGTGATGCTGGAGACCTACAGCAACCTTGTCTCAGTGG GTTATGAAGGCACTAAACCATATGTGATCCTCAAGCTGGAGCAGGAAGAAGCACCATGGATTTGTGAGGCAGCATGCTCAGGCTGCCCCTGTCAGG AAAACATTTCTCAAGTTAATGTCCAGAGGAAAAGACAAGACATGATTTTGAAACAAGGTGCATTCATCAGGAAGAAAACATTGCCCAAGGAAAGAAGCCATGAAAACAATAAGTTTAGGAAAATATCATCTCTGAGCACTAATCTTTTTTCTTCGATTCAAAACCCTAGTAACTGGGACCCCTGTGGAAAGAGTGTGAACCATAATTTAGATTTGATTGGTTTTAAGAGAAACTACTCAAAAAAACAAGATGAGTGCTGTGGATGTGGGAAATTGTTACAGCATACAAACCATGATAGAAGACCTAATGGAGAAAAACTCTGGGAATGCAGTCATTGTGAGAAAGCTTTCAGCCACAACCCAGCACTTATGTATAAACCAGCAGTAACCAATTCTCTTGTATACAAACGTAAGAGGGTTCCACCTACAGAGAAACCCCATGTCTGTAGcgagtgtgggaaagccttctgCTACAAGTCTGAATTCATTAGGCATCAGAGAAGtcacactggggagaagccaTATGGATGCACTGACTGTGGAAAAGCCTTTTCACATAAGTCAACCCTCATTAAACATCAGCGAATTCACACTGGGGTAAGACCCTTTGAATGCTTTTTTTGTGGGAAAGCCTTCACTCAGAAGTCACACCGCAGAGAACATCAAAGAACACATACTGGAGAGAGACCCTTTgtgtgcagtgaatgtgggaaatcatTTGGTGAGAAGTCATACCTCAATGTACATCGAAAAATACACACAGGAGAAAGACCATATCGTTGCAGAGAATGTGGGAAATCCTTCAGCCAAAAGTCATGCCTCAATAAACATTGGAGAACTCATACAGGAGAAAAACCCTATGGATGCAGTGAATGTGGCAAAGCTTTTTATCAGAAGCCAAACCTCAGTAGACATCAGAAAATTCATGCCAGAAAGAATGCCTATAGGAATTAA
- the ZNF793 gene encoding zinc finger protein 793 isoform X3, translating to MLETYSNLVSVGYEGTKPYVILKLEQEEAPWICEAACSGCPCQENISQVNVQRKRQDMILKQGAFIRKKTLPKERSHENNKFRKISSLSTNLFSSIQNPSNWDPCGKSVNHNLDLIGFKRNYSKKQDECCGCGKLLQHTNHDRRPNGEKLWECSHCEKAFSHNPALMYKPAVTNSLVYKRKRVPPTEKPHVCSECGKAFCYKSEFIRHQRSHTGEKPYGCTDCGKAFSHKSTLIKHQRIHTGVRPFECFFCGKAFTQKSHRREHQRTHTGERPFVCSECGKSFGEKSYLNVHRKIHTGERPYRCRECGKSFSQKSCLNKHWRTHTGEKPYGCSECGKAFYQKPNLSRHQKIHARKNAYRN from the exons ATGCTGGAGACCTACAGCAACCTTGTCTCAGTGG GTTATGAAGGCACTAAACCATATGTGATCCTCAAGCTGGAGCAGGAAGAAGCACCATGGATTTGTGAGGCAGCATGCTCAGGCTGCCCCTGTCAGG AAAACATTTCTCAAGTTAATGTCCAGAGGAAAAGACAAGACATGATTTTGAAACAAGGTGCATTCATCAGGAAGAAAACATTGCCCAAGGAAAGAAGCCATGAAAACAATAAGTTTAGGAAAATATCATCTCTGAGCACTAATCTTTTTTCTTCGATTCAAAACCCTAGTAACTGGGACCCCTGTGGAAAGAGTGTGAACCATAATTTAGATTTGATTGGTTTTAAGAGAAACTACTCAAAAAAACAAGATGAGTGCTGTGGATGTGGGAAATTGTTACAGCATACAAACCATGATAGAAGACCTAATGGAGAAAAACTCTGGGAATGCAGTCATTGTGAGAAAGCTTTCAGCCACAACCCAGCACTTATGTATAAACCAGCAGTAACCAATTCTCTTGTATACAAACGTAAGAGGGTTCCACCTACAGAGAAACCCCATGTCTGTAGcgagtgtgggaaagccttctgCTACAAGTCTGAATTCATTAGGCATCAGAGAAGtcacactggggagaagccaTATGGATGCACTGACTGTGGAAAAGCCTTTTCACATAAGTCAACCCTCATTAAACATCAGCGAATTCACACTGGGGTAAGACCCTTTGAATGCTTTTTTTGTGGGAAAGCCTTCACTCAGAAGTCACACCGCAGAGAACATCAAAGAACACATACTGGAGAGAGACCCTTTgtgtgcagtgaatgtgggaaatcatTTGGTGAGAAGTCATACCTCAATGTACATCGAAAAATACACACAGGAGAAAGACCATATCGTTGCAGAGAATGTGGGAAATCCTTCAGCCAAAAGTCATGCCTCAATAAACATTGGAGAACTCATACAGGAGAAAAACCCTATGGATGCAGTGAATGTGGCAAAGCTTTTTATCAGAAGCCAAACCTCAGTAGACATCAGAAAATTCATGCCAGAAAGAATGCCTATAGGAATTAA